From the genome of Methylocystis bryophila, one region includes:
- the smbP gene encoding small metal-binding protein SmbP, with protein MNRRRFTAFLTIGLAAALFPRAAFAEDHLAEAITHTQQAIETGKQGQADALVTHAEAALTHANAAEKEKANPHIKQGITHLNAAIAEGKKKDAAAATKHAEEALTHLQAAQK; from the coding sequence ATGAACCGAAGACGTTTCACTGCTTTCCTGACGATCGGTCTCGCGGCCGCTCTCTTCCCGCGCGCGGCTTTCGCCGAGGATCATCTGGCGGAAGCGATCACGCACACACAGCAAGCAATCGAGACCGGCAAGCAGGGCCAGGCTGACGCGCTCGTGACGCACGCCGAGGCCGCGCTGACCCACGCCAACGCCGCGGAGAAGGAGAAGGCCAATCCGCACATCAAGCAAGGGATTACTCATCTCAACGCCGCCATCGCCGAAGGCAAGAAGAAAGACGCCGCAGCGGCGACGAAACACGCCGAGGAAGCGCTGACGCATCTCCAAGCCGCGCAGAAATAA
- a CDS encoding BufA1 family periplasmic bufferin-type metallophore, with amino-acid sequence MSQNPASTALLLASALAVATAALDSARAEKAEMEKCYGVSLKGKNDCAAGPGTSCAGTSKTNYQGDAWKFVPKGTCLSMTTPKGKGSLEPMKN; translated from the coding sequence ATGTCGCAGAACCCCGCCTCCACCGCCTTGTTGCTCGCCTCGGCCCTCGCCGTCGCCACGGCTGCGCTCGACTCCGCCAGGGCCGAGAAAGCCGAAATGGAGAAATGTTACGGCGTGTCGCTCAAGGGCAAGAACGATTGCGCCGCCGGCCCCGGCACGTCCTGCGCCGGAACCTCGAAAACCAATTACCAGGGCGACGCCTGGAAATTCGTACCGAAGGGAACCTGCCTCTCGATGACGACGCCCAAAGGCAAAGGCAGCCTCGAGCCGATGAAGAACTGA
- a CDS encoding HvfC/BufC N-terminal domain-containing protein, whose protein sequence is MSAQAFDYAGFAAALLDPGLPPPYGLPEPGFAIYRNNVVFGLIEALGARFPVCRRLLGAECFDATAALYARRRPPRSPILHEYGEGFAEFLESFPPFAEFDYLGDMARFEAAITRAYYSVDAAPLAPSVLARLTSEKLDRSTLSLHPSIQIVSSKRPVLSIWRAHQSCERPTIASLERGEDAMILRPDLDVEAHQLPPGGQAFLTAIVEGRRVGEAIERALESTAGFDLAAMLSLLFSSRAIVHVGVPNSEPI, encoded by the coding sequence ATGAGCGCTCAGGCTTTCGATTATGCGGGCTTCGCGGCGGCCCTCCTCGATCCGGGCCTGCCGCCACCCTATGGGTTGCCCGAGCCAGGCTTCGCGATCTATCGCAACAATGTCGTCTTCGGCCTCATCGAGGCGCTCGGGGCCCGTTTTCCCGTATGCCGGCGCCTGCTCGGCGCGGAGTGTTTCGACGCGACCGCCGCGCTCTATGCGCGTCGAAGGCCGCCGAGGTCGCCAATCCTGCATGAATATGGCGAGGGCTTCGCAGAATTTCTCGAGAGCTTTCCGCCCTTCGCCGAATTCGACTATCTCGGCGACATGGCGCGCTTCGAGGCGGCGATCACCCGCGCCTATTATTCGGTCGACGCGGCGCCGCTGGCTCCCTCTGTTCTCGCCCGCCTCACATCTGAGAAATTGGATCGCTCCACACTCTCTCTCCATCCTTCGATCCAAATCGTCTCTTCGAAGCGCCCCGTCCTGTCGATCTGGCGCGCGCATCAAAGCTGCGAGCGGCCGACAATCGCGTCGCTCGAGCGCGGCGAGGACGCGATGATCCTTCGACCCGATCTCGATGTGGAAGCGCATCAGCTCCCCCCGGGCGGGCAGGCCTTTCTGACTGCGATCGTCGAAGGGCGCAGGGTCGGAGAAGCGATTGAGCGCGCCCTTGAGTCGACCGCCGGTTTTGATCTCGCCGCCATGCTGAGCCTGCTCTTCTCATCCCGCGCGATCGTCCACGTTGGCGTCCCGAATTCGGAACCCATCTGA
- a CDS encoding DoxX family protein, translated as MNFLRRSQGVLDAIPSLVALFVRIVAAHPFFVSGQTKVDGPQIGATILGQEISYTLPTSIRDATFALFAQEYKVPLLSPQIAAYLATAMESVLPILLVLGLLTRLSALGLLAMTLVIQIFVFPDAWWTVHAYWAALLLVLIVRGPGALALDRLFCRGDDR; from the coding sequence ATGAATTTTTTACGTCGATCCCAGGGCGTCCTCGACGCGATCCCCTCCTTGGTGGCGCTTTTCGTGCGCATCGTCGCGGCGCATCCTTTCTTCGTCTCGGGACAAACGAAGGTCGACGGGCCGCAGATCGGCGCGACGATTCTGGGTCAGGAGATTTCCTACACGCTCCCGACATCGATAAGGGACGCAACCTTCGCGCTTTTTGCCCAGGAATATAAAGTGCCGCTGCTCTCGCCCCAGATCGCAGCCTATCTCGCGACAGCGATGGAAAGCGTGCTACCCATTTTGCTTGTCCTTGGATTGCTGACGCGACTCTCGGCGCTGGGCCTTCTGGCGATGACGCTCGTGATCCAGATCTTCGTCTTTCCCGACGCCTGGTGGACCGTGCACGCCTATTGGGCGGCGCTGCTCCTCGTGCTCATCGTGCGCGGGCCGGGAGCGCTGGCGCTCGACCGCCTCTTCTGTCGAGGCGATGATCGCTGA
- a CDS encoding outer membrane protein, with the protein MKKVAVISAIALAMGMGSALAADLPSRKAPPVYVAPPPPLVWTGFYGGLNIGGGWNSNNPSNQGSVYYDPAYALGGIPAGSTTSNLFFLSNGNQSGTAAGVIGGAQVGYNYQFNPSIVIGVETDFQGSSISSSGSSNSSIYPSPFVGGSYLVPVSAVSGGNLGINWLGTVRGRAGWLFTPTLLVYGTAGFAYGGVQAWGYNNTSTGWTAGGGLEWMFAPHWSAKIEYLYADLSNSGNNNGSGWNWGYRFHPQLNIVRAGVNYHFDWAAPAPVLAKF; encoded by the coding sequence GTGAAAAAGGTAGCTGTTATCTCCGCCATCGCGCTGGCGATGGGCATGGGCTCGGCGCTCGCCGCCGATCTCCCCTCGCGCAAGGCCCCGCCGGTCTACGTGGCGCCGCCGCCTCCGCTCGTCTGGACCGGCTTCTACGGCGGTCTGAACATTGGCGGAGGTTGGAATTCCAACAACCCTAGTAACCAAGGCTCCGTCTATTATGATCCGGCCTACGCGCTCGGCGGCATCCCGGCGGGCTCCACCACGTCGAACCTGTTCTTCCTCTCCAACGGCAATCAGTCAGGCACGGCGGCCGGCGTCATCGGCGGCGCGCAGGTCGGCTACAACTACCAGTTCAACCCCTCGATCGTGATCGGCGTCGAGACCGATTTCCAAGGATCGAGCATCAGCAGCAGCGGGTCCAGCAATTCCTCTATCTACCCGTCGCCTTTCGTCGGCGGCAGCTATCTGGTCCCTGTTTCTGCGGTCAGTGGCGGCAATCTGGGCATCAATTGGCTCGGCACGGTGCGCGGCCGCGCCGGCTGGCTGTTCACGCCCACGCTGCTCGTCTATGGCACGGCGGGCTTCGCCTATGGTGGCGTCCAGGCCTGGGGCTACAACAACACCTCCACCGGCTGGACCGCCGGCGGCGGCCTGGAGTGGATGTTTGCTCCTCACTGGTCGGCGAAGATCGAATATCTCTATGCCGATCTCAGCAATAGCGGGAACAATAACGGCTCCGGCTGGAACTGGGGTTATAGGTTCCATCCGCAGCTCAACATCGTCCGCGCCGGCGTGAACTATCACTTCGACTGGGCGGCGCCCGCGCCGGTTCTCGCTAAATTCTGA